The Haloprofundus salinisoli region CGGTCATCTCGTACATCGTCGACGGGCGGGTGACCTGCATCGGCGCGGGGTCCTCGCCCGGCAGCGGTGCGTTGACGTTCAGATACTCGGCCCGCTCGAAGACGCCCGCGTCGGGCGCGTTCTCGACGAGATACGTTGTGGCGTCGGTCGCTTCCCGAAAGTCCTCGGGGTCGGTCGCGGCCTCCTCCCACGACAGTTCGCCCGCGGGGATGTACAGCGAGACGGCGATGGCCGGCACGCTGAAGAAGGCGGCCTCGACGGCGGCGCTGACGGTTCCGGAACGACCGAGAACGTACGCGCCGAGGTTCGCGCCCTTGTTGCAGCCGGCGACGACCATGTCGGCGTTCGGGCAGAGCGATCCGAGGCCGACGACGGTGCAGTCGGCGGGCGTCCCCTCGATGACGTAGCCCAGTTCGTGTTCGGTCACGTCGACGCGGTGGGACAGTTTCCGACCGACGGCGCTCTGGTCGTCGGCGGGAGCGACGGCCGTGACGTCGGCCACCGTCGAGAGCGCGTCGTACAGCGCGACGAACCCGACGCTCTCGATGCCGTCGTCGTTCGTCAAGAGGATGCGAGGCCTATCCATGCCGAACACTCACGCGGCGGTCCAAAAAGCCCTCCGCTCGTCGTTATCGGCGTCGGCGAGGGGGGCGGAGCGCCGACGCGAGTCGGAACGCACACAAAGCAGCGGACGTATGGACCCCCTATGGGACTCGGAAGTACGGCACGAACGCTAC contains the following coding sequences:
- the surE gene encoding 5'/3'-nucleotidase SurE, with product MDRPRILLTNDDGIESVGFVALYDALSTVADVTAVAPADDQSAVGRKLSHRVDVTEHELGYVIEGTPADCTVVGLGSLCPNADMVVAGCNKGANLGAYVLGRSGTVSAAVEAAFFSVPAIAVSLYIPAGELSWEEAATDPEDFREATDATTYLVENAPDAGVFERAEYLNVNAPLPGEDPAPMQVTRPSTMYEMTADHDSENGHVTLTDRVWTRMRNDDIPDPDGTDRRAIVDGTVSVSPLTAPHTTERHESLDGLAASYRR